CTGTCATTTATCGCATAAATGAGAACCACGAGAACTACTGTTTTGTGGTCATAATTTGTACTAAAGAGCTGTAACAAACATGTTACAATATGTtctgtgtattttgcttttaggCTGAGAAGAACAGGGCAGCAGCTTTAGCCAACAACTTACAAAAGGGTAATGCTGGACCAATGAGACTCTATGTGGGATCTCTGCACTTCAATATCACTGAGGAAATGCTGCGAGGAATCTTTGAACCTTTTGGCAGGGTAAGGgggagttgttttgtttttatgagttGGATATTATCCTGGAAAGCAATTTGAATAACACActtggttttttttctgtaaactaATGAAACTGATCTCTTTTTTTGATAGATTGAAAGTATTCAGTTGATGATGGACAGTGAAACTGGACGATCAAAAGGATATGGCTTCattacagtaagcttgcattgtaatgtcatttttattttcaaaggaaGTGCTGACAAATTGGCTTTTTAAACTTGatgcttttttttagttttcagaTGCAGAATGTGCTAAAAAGGCTTTGGAACAGTTGAATGGATTTGAGCTGGCTGGCAGACCTATGAAAGTGGGACATGTCACTGAGCGCACGGACGCATCAAATGCAAGTTCATTCCTTGACAGTGATGAGCTGGAAAGAACTGGGATTGACCTTGGAACTACTGGTCGTTTGCAGTTGATGGCCAGGCTCGCAGAAGGTAATTTTGAAGGACTGTGGTTTAGGCAGAAATAAACGCAAAGTAGTTTTGCAAATGATCATGAAGAGATATATGGGGGCTTTAGGTACAGTCCTAgtggtttatttaaatatataagtaCAATGGGGGAAACGTCAGCTACTTTTATGCAAGTGCTGAATGTCTCTCTATTTTCTCCCGTCCCCGTGGTCTCAGATTTATTGGTACATTTTTGCCGTTATTCTTATGTCTTATTTGGTATTCCAGGTACTGGTTTACAGATCCCGCCAGCAGCTCAGCAGGCCCTTCAGATGAGCGGATCAATCGCCTTTGGTGCTATGGCAGCTGTAACAGGCAAGTGCTTGTTTTTCTCCAAATTAAACATTCACTTAGTAGAACTTGGTTGATTTGCTGCTTGTTGAAAGCTCCCAAGATTTATAGATATCGTTGCATAATTTATTTGAAAACCTCTTAAGTATTACACAAATACACACCTCCTTGCAGCTTCAAATATAACTGATCcttctcattcctctctttctctgtgtctctgtgtgtgtgtgtctcctttctttctctcttattcTTTCTAAGATTTACAAGCCAGGCTTACCCAACCACCTGACGGTGAGATTTATCAGCTTTGCTTTCTTAAACTCTTCCAGTACTATTGATACACATTTTCatttgcaatattttattttatttttttgtcaatttgTGGATAAGctgataataattaaacaattgtcCCCAATATCTGTTCAGAAACTCTGCTCTGAAGTAggctaaacacacaaaaacaaaaaaaaaatcccatgtgAGATACTTAAATAAGCAGCAAGTTGTAGTCCAGTTTTATTGAGAAGTGACTAAACTCTTGTATTTTTTGCTAtgaattaatttaatttgtatttgtttagctGCTATGAATCCTGGCTTGAACTTAGCCCTGAACCTGAACCCTGCTATGACCTTACCGACACAGCCTCTTGCAACACAGTGCTTCCAGCTGTCCAATATGTTCAACCCACAGTCGTAAGTTGCTATTTTCACAATGCcctaataaaaatgaaaagttgGTGTTATCAATAAACTATGTCTTAAGTATTGCTGAACACTGTTCTAACATTGTGAATTAAATCTAAAGAACAAGAATATGGTCAAGTACTAGAAATTGGTacattttatttacttgttttcaTAGGGAGAATGATCCAGAATGGGATGTAGAGATTCAAGATGATGTAATTGAAGAATGCAACAAACACGGAGGCGTTGTACACATTTATGTTGATAAAAACTCACCACAAGTAAGTTATCAAGTGCTGACAATCCATTCTTTGGTGCTTCTTTGGCATTGATCATTTTGACTTtcaataactacagtactcaattgatatacttttttttattttagggtaATATTTATGTGAAATGTCCTGCTATTTCTGCTGCCATGGCTGCTGTTAGTGGATTACACGGACGATGGTTTGCTGGTAGGTAAACTTTTCACTGTATGACAACATCTATACTAACATTAAATGTTTCTTGTATTCTACAATTTAAAGAGTGCCTGTTTTGGTGAGCTTGTATATAATAAAGCTAGCAAACTTGAAAGGTTTTTCTTAAACCGTAAAAGTATCTGATTTAATTTCTTTGGTGTTTTTACAGGTAAAATGATCACTGCAGCCTATGTTCCACTCGCAACCTACCACAACCTTTTCCCAGAGTCTGTGATGGCTACTCAGCTGCTGATGCCTATTCGCCGATGATTGATCAAAGCCAGGAAAATGCTGtagttgaaaatgaaaacaatctTGGATTGTATATAATAGAGAGCAGTCAAATTCTTTTTCACTGAATTGAAAATAGTTCTGCTGATCTGAAATTGGAACAGCGATGTCGTGAACTTGAGTAGCAAATTGCTGCCCTGtccttttttacacttttttttttttttatataaatatattaaaaggatAAGGAGTCAGTCCTTGCAAAGTTTCATGACATGAGATGTTAGATTGTGAAGTTTTATTTTCATAGGACTATATGAATTATAAAAGGGGCTTATTTAAACTGTATTGATTTAAGTAACTACATCTCAAACCCATGTCTGAAAATTCTGGTAGATATTGTGCGTGAATACTCAACATGCATAATAAAGGGACTACAGTTGTGTTATGTACAGCTTGCCTAATGTTGGGTCTTGTCTATCATTGGCCATTTTATCATATGTCCTTGTAAATGTTTGTTGTACATACAGTTGTCTTATGCTTTATAGATTTGACAGGCAGATATAATGTTGCATTTCTTTACTGCAGAACAGTGAGCAATATTGGAAGGGTAAGTTGTTTTCAAGTAAAGCCAAAAATCTGctattaaataaagtttaaaaaaaggaagTGCAGTATTACTGTTTGTCTGCATATTATGTTTAATGTTTTAAGCTCTGTGAGCTCTTAAAGCTAAATTACACATTTGTGTAATTCAGAGAGACCACCTGGTATTTCTATTGAACAACTGGTTTTGTAATCAAGATTGATTTTGTAAAGAATTCTTGATTAAAgttccttttaaaataacaaagtTGTGGTCCATGAAGAAACAGTATGACCTTTTAAAACAAAGTCATTACTTTCATTCTTAATCTGTTGAATTAACATTAATCATTCATGTGAAGCCATGTGGAAATCTGTTGGAAGGTTAACATCCACAAGGCTTATTGGGCCAAGAATCCTCTTTTGTATGAGTACTGCTCAGtcttctgtgttgtgtgtggagtttttttttttttttctttggcacAACTTGGACCCAAGAGTCTTGAAAAAAGAACATTGCGTACAGCATACATGCCACACCTGATTGCTGAAACTATGGTATCCGTGGACCAGTTCCAAAGCCATCTTGGCTGGTGTGTTCTTTATTTAGTTACTGCTGGGGCATCTGCAGAACAGCAGTTGAAACTTGTAACAGGCTAATGTTCCAGAGTGATCTTTCTGTAATGCTGTGAATAATGGATTCTGTCAGCTTACTAAAGTGTTCTCATGCCATTGAAACTTCATTGTCAAAACAGGAAGTGGAAGTGCTTATTAAGTAAAGTGGTAGAGAGAGCCTGGTTTCATCTTAGGGAGAAGAaggtttttgttctgttttaacactgaAAGTTAGTGTGGTCCTGGAGTAGAAAGCCATTTGCTGACTTGCCCTTCAGTCCTCGGATCTTATTTGGTGTTTTAAAATCAATGGTTCTTAAGTTATGAATGTGAGGTTACGTCGTGGCAGAGGGGAAGTTCTTTTATGTAATTGGCTGCACTCTGTTGTACACATCCatttcaatgtgtgtgtatatataggtgATGGAATGCAGTAATGCACCCCATTTTCCCACCACAAGTCTGGGCAGGCCTGATAACTAACAGGAGGTATTTTGGAGGAAAGTCTGTTCAATGACAGACAAGTTCTGTGTTGTGTTTATATACCAGGCCATATTATATTAGGAGGGAGTGTGGTACAGCAACCCTGAGCGGAGTGTACTGTGAAAACGGGTCTCCGTGTTCCAACTGGACTTCAAGAGATATGTCGTTATCTAGCCTCTTGAATGCGTTGGCAAGTGCAGCTTCTGTGTCGGTCTGATCCCCGCCGGACAGTTCAATCAGCTCTTGCCAGTAGGTTCTAAGGCTGCTAAAGTAAAGCTTCCCGGCAGCCGTGTTGACATCGTCGTTTGGGTGCTTGTGCCACTGCAGAATAGGGAACACGGGCCTCTTGTTTTCCACGGCCTCCTCGATATCGATCAGGGTCTTTAGAGGAAGCAGAGAGACCGCTGTATAGTAAAACAGCCTTTCGCTTACTGCTTGCGCACAGGCTTAGCCAGCGTGTCTGTCGAAAACCCCAAAAAGCATGCCCCTGCTCTGGCGACAAATAGCTGCACTCCTGCGGTCTTCGACGGGGACGCTGGAAGCCAGGAGGTTGCTGTCGAACCCCAAGACAGAACAGAGATTCTTAAAGAGGTTTGCTTCTGGTTAGAGTCCAGGGTCTTAATACCAGACTGTCTGTGAAGCAACAGCCACGCTGTGTTAAAGGTGTGGGAACCACCACGCTacagaatataaaaatacattcctATCCTTACTGGGCCCCTGTGCCATGGTCACTCCCCCTTATctgtttggattattattattattattattattaatcgattgctatacattcatataataaaaagcaataaaaGCTGACATCAAAATACACAGCAATCGTAGTAACTGCTTATATTGACTTATATTTCTTGGTTGTTTATGCCTGAGAAACCCGAAGTGCTTTCTGCGTTACTTTTCTAGAAAAATTCCAACAGACTCCCATCAAGAACACttagagctgttttttttttcctaatcaATAACGGAAGAAGGTCGCTGGTGTGCAGAAGTTACATCATTCTTCCAGTGTGAGCATCACATCTCCCCAGAGCTCGCTTGTGCATGGTTACATTGTAACCAGTCTGTTCCTTGCGTTTCTGACAAACTACCTTGTAAACCACTAAACCATCATAGGCGCCTAACAATATTTCCTgcgtt
The Acipenser ruthenus chromosome 18, fAciRut3.2 maternal haplotype, whole genome shotgun sequence DNA segment above includes these coding regions:
- the LOC131698568 gene encoding RNA-binding protein 39-like isoform X4, which produces MATLVLGKDRALDENKSSSANGHEERSKKKKKSRSKSRSRSRDKKRSKSRDRKKSRERKTSKSHERKRSRSKERRRSKSRSKERGGRYRARRSPFAGPKFNGGTRGKIGPPPTIKLSRRRSRSKSPFKKDKSPVREPIDNLTPEERDARTVFCMQLAARIRPRDLEEFFSAVGKVRDVRMISDRNSRRSKGIAYIEFVEASSVPLAIGLTGQRLLGVPIIVQASQAEKNRAAALANNLQKGNAGPMRLYVGSLHFNITEEMLRGIFEPFGRIESIQLMMDSETGRSKGYGFITFSDAECAKKALEQLNGFELAGRPMKVGHVTERTDASNASSFLDSDELERTGIDLGTTGRLQLMARLAEGTGLQIPPAAQQALQMSGSIAFGAMAAVTDLQARLTQPPDAAMNPGLNLALNLNPAMTLPTQPLATQCFQLSNMFNPQSENDPEWDVEIQDDVIEECNKHGGVVHIYVDKNSPQGNIYVKCPAISAAMAAVSGLHGRWFAGKMITAAYVPLATYHNLFPESVMATQLLMPIRR
- the LOC131698568 gene encoding RNA-binding protein 39-like isoform X1, producing the protein MADDFDIEAMLEAPYKKTCLTISHLYSHEFTFDSSVNCQTDENKSSSANGHEERSKKKKKSRSKSRSRSRDKKRSKSRDRKKSRERKTSKSHERKRSRSKERRRSKSRSKERGGRYRARRSPFAGPKFNGGTRGKIGPPPTIKLSRRRSRSKSPFKKDKSPVREPIDNLTPEERDARTVFCMQLAARIRPRDLEEFFSAVGKVRDVRMISDRNSRRSKGIAYIEFVEASSVPLAIGLTGQRLLGVPIIVQASQAEKNRAAALANNLQKGNAGPMRLYVGSLHFNITEEMLRGIFEPFGRIESIQLMMDSETGRSKGYGFITFSDAECAKKALEQLNGFELAGRPMKVGHVTERTDASNASSFLDSDELERTGIDLGTTGRLQLMARLAEGTGLQIPPAAQQALQMSGSIAFGAMAAVTDLQARLTQPPDAAMNPGLNLALNLNPAMTLPTQPLATQCFQLSNMFNPQSENDPEWDVEIQDDVIEECNKHGGVVHIYVDKNSPQGNIYVKCPAISAAMAAVSGLHGRWFAGKMITAAYVPLATYHNLFPESVMATQLLMPIRR
- the LOC131698568 gene encoding RNA-binding protein 39-like isoform X5; this translates as MTSKHLFGSNKDENKSSSANGHEERSKKKKKSRSKSRSRSRDKKRSKSRDRKKSRERKTSKSHERKRSRSKERRRSKSRSKERGGRYRARRSPFAGPKFNGGTRGKIGPPPTIKLSRRRSRSKSPFKKDKSPVREPIDNLTPEERDARTVFCMQLAARIRPRDLEEFFSAVGKVRDVRMISDRNSRRSKGIAYIEFVEASSVPLAIGLTGQRLLGVPIIVQASQAEKNRAAALANNLQKGNAGPMRLYVGSLHFNITEEMLRGIFEPFGRIESIQLMMDSETGRSKGYGFITFSDAECAKKALEQLNGFELAGRPMKVGHVTERTDASNASSFLDSDELERTGIDLGTTGRLQLMARLAEGTGLQIPPAAQQALQMSGSIAFGAMAAVTDLQARLTQPPDAAMNPGLNLALNLNPAMTLPTQPLATQCFQLSNMFNPQSENDPEWDVEIQDDVIEECNKHGGVVHIYVDKNSPQGNIYVKCPAISAAMAAVSGLHGRWFAGKMITAAYVPLATYHNLFPESVMATQLLMPIRR
- the LOC131698568 gene encoding RNA-binding protein 39-like isoform X2, which produces MADDFDIEAMLEAPYKKTCLTISHLYSHEFTFDSSVNCQTDENKSSSANGHEERSKKKKKSRSKSRSRSRDKKRSKSRDRKKSRERKTSKSHERKRSRSKERRRSKSRSKERGGRYRARRSPFAGPKFNGGTRGKIGPPPTIKLSRRRSRSKSPFKKDKSPVREPIDNLTPEERDARTVFCMQLAARIRPRDLEEFFSAVGKVRDVRMISDRNSRRSKGIAYIEFVEASSVPLAIGLTGQRLLGVPIIVQASQAEKNRAAALANNLQKGNAGPMRLYVGSLHFNITEEMLRGIFEPFGRIESIQLMMDSETGRSKGYGFITFSDAECAKKALEQLNGFELAGRPMKVGHVTERTDASNASSFLDSDELERTGIDLGTTGRLQLMARLAEGTGLQIPPAAQQALQMSGSIAFGAMAAVTAAMNPGLNLALNLNPAMTLPTQPLATQCFQLSNMFNPQSENDPEWDVEIQDDVIEECNKHGGVVHIYVDKNSPQGNIYVKCPAISAAMAAVSGLHGRWFAGKMITAAYVPLATYHNLFPESVMATQLLMPIRR
- the LOC131698568 gene encoding RNA-binding protein 39-like isoform X3; this translates as MADDFDIEAMLEAPYKKDENKSSSANGHEERSKKKKKSRSKSRSRSRDKKRSKSRDRKKSRERKTSKSHERKRSRSKERRRSKSRSKERGGRYRARRSPFAGPKFNGGTRGKIGPPPTIKLSRRRSRSKSPFKKDKSPVREPIDNLTPEERDARTVFCMQLAARIRPRDLEEFFSAVGKVRDVRMISDRNSRRSKGIAYIEFVEASSVPLAIGLTGQRLLGVPIIVQASQAEKNRAAALANNLQKGNAGPMRLYVGSLHFNITEEMLRGIFEPFGRIESIQLMMDSETGRSKGYGFITFSDAECAKKALEQLNGFELAGRPMKVGHVTERTDASNASSFLDSDELERTGIDLGTTGRLQLMARLAEGTGLQIPPAAQQALQMSGSIAFGAMAAVTDLQARLTQPPDAAMNPGLNLALNLNPAMTLPTQPLATQCFQLSNMFNPQSENDPEWDVEIQDDVIEECNKHGGVVHIYVDKNSPQGNIYVKCPAISAAMAAVSGLHGRWFAGKMITAAYVPLATYHNLFPESVMATQLLMPIRR
- the LOC131698568 gene encoding RNA-binding protein 39-like isoform X6, with amino-acid sequence MADDFDIEAMLEAPYKKDENKSSSANGHEERSKKKKKSRSKSRSRSRDKKRSKSRDRKKSRERKTSKSHERKRSRSKERRRSKSRSKERGGRYRARRSPFAGPKFNGGTRGKIGPPPTIKLSRRRSRSKSPFKKDKSPVREPIDNLTPEERDARTVFCMQLAARIRPRDLEEFFSAVGKVRDVRMISDRNSRRSKGIAYIEFVEASSVPLAIGLTGQRLLGVPIIVQASQAEKNRAAALANNLQKGNAGPMRLYVGSLHFNITEEMLRGIFEPFGRIESIQLMMDSETGRSKGYGFITFSDAECAKKALEQLNGFELAGRPMKVGHVTERTDASNASSFLDSDELERTGIDLGTTGRLQLMARLAEGTGLQIPPAAQQALQMSGSIAFGAMAAVTAAMNPGLNLALNLNPAMTLPTQPLATQCFQLSNMFNPQSENDPEWDVEIQDDVIEECNKHGGVVHIYVDKNSPQGNIYVKCPAISAAMAAVSGLHGRWFAGKMITAAYVPLATYHNLFPESVMATQLLMPIRR